A window of Streptomyces gilvosporeus contains these coding sequences:
- a CDS encoding HEPN/Toprim-associated domain-containing protein: protein MGDTWALFLGDKEIRIGKNETPAKLMTVFREEDKYQHLEWARRVDEVNARGEAAWDELDEFEGFDRRELFGYRTTVETIMTRLKLMGFDPDRCSQEMIKDLEGVNEDDMEDGLLVLSSRPTRERKQEICHRVSAAEVLATGIAAYLKRAEAFGNWKVGDDHPELAELEEVCVSQLDFFFDDLAVDPRLFLALILSSRAPEEVLQLDLSDLLIAGYFESSEAVSTEALQQLRDEMASSGPVIVITEGKYDSRVLGRALRIVRPDIAGYFAFWNLEETKAAGGTDRVVANLRSFAAAGVMNRVIALVDNDAAGLAALKSLANPALPKNYIARNLPDLDYARAYPTHGPSGPSQDDVNGRACSVEFYFGLDCLIGPDGNPVPIQWTSLNKSVNTWQGELQNKRYVEERIDALLDAAEAGQVPLDERWDPLREIAQILIDAAQSR from the coding sequence ATGGGGGACACCTGGGCCCTGTTCTTGGGCGACAAGGAGATCAGGATCGGGAAGAACGAGACGCCCGCCAAGCTCATGACGGTCTTCCGTGAGGAAGACAAGTACCAGCACCTCGAATGGGCTCGGCGCGTCGACGAGGTCAACGCGCGTGGTGAGGCAGCGTGGGACGAGCTCGATGAGTTTGAGGGCTTCGACCGTCGTGAGCTCTTCGGTTACCGGACCACAGTCGAGACGATCATGACTCGCCTCAAGCTGATGGGCTTCGATCCCGATCGATGCAGCCAAGAGATGATCAAGGATCTCGAAGGCGTCAACGAGGATGACATGGAGGACGGTCTACTGGTTCTCAGCAGCCGTCCCACACGCGAGCGGAAGCAGGAGATCTGCCATCGGGTCTCTGCCGCCGAGGTCCTTGCCACGGGGATCGCGGCCTATCTCAAGCGAGCGGAGGCCTTCGGGAACTGGAAAGTGGGGGACGATCACCCAGAGCTGGCCGAGCTGGAAGAAGTTTGTGTTTCGCAGCTGGACTTCTTCTTTGACGACCTCGCAGTCGATCCGAGGCTCTTCCTTGCCCTGATCCTTAGTTCCCGAGCTCCGGAAGAGGTCTTACAACTTGACCTGAGTGACCTGCTTATCGCTGGCTACTTCGAGAGCAGTGAGGCAGTCTCGACCGAGGCCCTCCAGCAGCTGCGAGATGAGATGGCGAGTAGTGGACCTGTCATCGTCATCACCGAGGGGAAGTACGACTCCCGTGTCCTAGGCCGGGCGCTACGTATCGTCAGGCCCGACATCGCCGGCTACTTCGCCTTCTGGAACCTTGAGGAAACCAAGGCTGCGGGCGGGACGGATCGGGTGGTCGCCAACCTCCGGAGCTTCGCAGCCGCAGGTGTGATGAACCGTGTCATCGCCCTCGTCGACAACGATGCCGCTGGACTGGCTGCACTGAAGTCCTTGGCCAACCCGGCTCTTCCCAAGAACTACATCGCTCGCAATCTGCCCGATCTGGACTACGCGCGCGCTTATCCAACCCACGGACCTTCGGGCCCAAGCCAGGACGACGTCAACGGCCGAGCTTGCTCCGTCGAGTTCTACTTCGGGCTGGACTGCCTCATCGGACCTGATGGAAATCCCGTCCCCATCCAGTGGACATCGCTGAACAAATCGGTGAACACATGGCAGGGAGAACTGCAGAACAAGCGCTACGTCGAAGAGAGGATCGATGCTCTGCTTGACGCTGCGGAAGCTGGACAGGTGCCACTGGACGAGCGCTGGGATCCCCTTCGAGAGATCGCGCAGATCCTCATCGATGCTGCCCAGAGCCGGTAG
- a CDS encoding M23 family metallopeptidase, protein MKRHSGSDTSPREGDRPVRGRWASGPWRRRRAAARGRHCFFPAQVVTGFLIAATASVIGVTALPAAFAGLRFAPGSGTAAISAPMLAAARTVAGDAARAEHENRPPGRRARAPAPGPAPAPAPAPAPAPAPASASADRAWPVAGAAGIRPAVLRGWEPPPTPWAAGHRGVDLAAAARATVRAAASGRVTFAGTVAGRGVLTIELSRSGRPPLRTTYEPVRATVRKGARVEAGRPVAVLQRGPFHCRGPCLHWGLRRGKTYLDPLTLLPAPMLRTGPSRLLPVIGVPVPRGPDPHRPDHMGPGRPDVAPARQAAATPAGAALTGAVVLVAAAVWSLGRLSSERVRRGRLADQLPQAGEADGAAVARAGEV, encoded by the coding sequence ATGAAACGACATTCCGGCTCGGATACGAGTCCCCGCGAAGGCGACCGGCCCGTGCGCGGCCGGTGGGCGTCGGGCCCATGGCGGAGGAGGAGGGCCGCGGCGCGGGGGCGGCACTGCTTCTTCCCGGCGCAGGTGGTGACGGGGTTCCTGATCGCTGCGACGGCTTCGGTCATCGGCGTGACGGCGCTGCCGGCGGCGTTTGCGGGACTGCGCTTCGCGCCCGGGTCCGGCACGGCCGCGATCTCGGCGCCGATGCTCGCGGCGGCTCGGACGGTGGCAGGAGATGCGGCGCGGGCCGAGCACGAGAACCGGCCACCGGGCCGCCGGGCCCGGGCGCCCGCCCCGGGCCCGGCCCCGGCTCCGGCTCCGGCTCCGGCTCCGGCTCCGGCTCCGGCCTCGGCCTCGGCGGATCGCGCCTGGCCGGTGGCGGGCGCGGCGGGCATACGGCCTGCGGTGTTACGGGGCTGGGAGCCGCCGCCCACTCCCTGGGCCGCCGGGCACCGCGGCGTGGACCTGGCGGCCGCGGCCCGTGCGACGGTGCGTGCGGCGGCATCCGGCCGGGTGACCTTCGCCGGCACCGTTGCCGGGCGCGGCGTCCTCACCATCGAACTCTCCCGCTCGGGCCGTCCCCCGTTACGCACCACGTACGAACCGGTGCGCGCCACGGTCCGCAAGGGCGCACGCGTCGAAGCTGGCCGGCCGGTCGCCGTACTGCAACGAGGTCCGTTCCACTGCCGCGGGCCGTGCCTCCACTGGGGCCTGCGCCGCGGAAAGACCTATCTGGACCCGCTGACGCTCCTGCCCGCGCCCATGCTCCGTACGGGCCCGTCGCGCCTGCTTCCGGTCATCGGCGTCCCCGTTCCCCGGGGGCCGGATCCACACCGGCCGGACCACATGGGGCCCGGGCGACCGGACGTCGCACCGGCGCGACAGGCGGCTGCGACACCGGCGGGAGCGGCGCTCACGGGAGCCGTCGTCCTTGTCGCTGCCGCGGTCTGGTCACTGGGGCGCCTGTCGTCGGAGCGGGTGAGGCGCGGGCGGCTTGCCGACCAGCTGCCGCAAGCGGGCGAAGCCGACGGAGCAGCAGTCGCTCGGGCGGGGGAGGTATAG
- the pyrH gene encoding UMP kinase, producing the protein MNHGADGADTDKAGHGGRRRFLLKLSGEAFAGGGGLGVDPDVVHAIAREIGAVVREGYEIAVVIGGGNFFRGAELQQRGMDRARSDYMGMLGTVMNCLALQDFLEKEGIDCRVQTAITMGQVAEPYIPLRAVRHLEKGRVVIFGAGMGMPYFSTDTTAAQRALEIDAEAMLMGKNGVDGVYDSDPKKNPDAVKFDALEYGEVITRELKVADATAITLCRDNKLPILVFELLAEGNIARAVKGEKIGTLVSDQGTRA; encoded by the coding sequence ATGAATCACGGTGCCGACGGCGCGGACACGGACAAGGCCGGTCACGGCGGCAGGCGACGGTTTTTGCTGAAGCTGTCGGGCGAGGCGTTCGCCGGTGGCGGCGGGCTCGGCGTCGACCCCGACGTGGTGCACGCCATCGCCCGCGAGATCGGCGCCGTGGTGCGCGAGGGATACGAGATCGCCGTGGTGATCGGTGGCGGAAACTTCTTCCGCGGCGCCGAACTCCAGCAGCGCGGTATGGACCGGGCCCGCTCCGACTACATGGGCATGCTCGGCACGGTCATGAACTGCCTGGCCCTCCAGGACTTCCTGGAGAAGGAGGGCATCGACTGCCGCGTCCAGACCGCCATCACCATGGGCCAGGTTGCGGAGCCGTACATTCCGCTGCGTGCGGTACGCCACCTGGAGAAGGGCCGGGTCGTCATCTTCGGCGCCGGCATGGGCATGCCGTACTTCTCCACCGACACCACCGCCGCCCAGCGCGCCCTGGAGATCGACGCCGAGGCCATGCTCATGGGCAAGAACGGCGTCGACGGGGTCTACGACTCCGACCCCAAGAAGAACCCGGACGCCGTCAAGTTCGACGCCCTCGAATACGGCGAGGTGATCACGCGCGAGCTGAAGGTCGCCGATGCCACCGCCATCACCCTGTGCCGTGACAACAAGCTCCCGATCCTCGTCTTCGAGCTGCTCGCCGAGGGCAATATCGCGCGTGCGGTGAAGGGTGAGAAGATCGGCACGCTCGTGAGCGACCAGGGCACCCGGGCCTGA
- the rlmN gene encoding 23S rRNA (adenine(2503)-C(2))-methyltransferase RlmN has product MAPPEPGVLTFVAPRGAKKPPRHLADLSPVERREAVAAIGEKPFRAKQLSQHYFARYAHDPAQWTDIPAAAREKLAAELLPDLMNVVRHISCDDDTTRKTLWKLHDGTLVESVLMRYPDRVTMCISSQAGCGMNCPFCATGQAGLDRNLSTAEIVHQIVDGMRALRDGEVPGGPARLSNIVFMGMGEPLANYKRVVGAIRRLTDPEPDGLGLSQRGITVSTVGLVPAMLRFADEGFKCRLAVSLHAPDDELRDTLVPVNTRWKVREVLDAAWEYAEKSGRRISIEYALIRDINDQAWRGDLLGRLLKGKRVHVNLIPLNPTPGSKWTASRPEDELAFVRAIEAHGVPVTVRDTRGQEIDGACGQLAASER; this is encoded by the coding sequence ATGGCACCGCCCGAGCCCGGTGTGCTGACTTTCGTCGCCCCCCGCGGAGCCAAGAAGCCCCCGCGGCACCTCGCCGATCTCAGCCCCGTAGAACGCCGCGAAGCGGTGGCCGCGATCGGCGAGAAGCCGTTTCGCGCCAAGCAGCTGTCGCAGCACTACTTCGCCCGTTACGCGCATGATCCGGCCCAGTGGACCGACATCCCGGCGGCGGCCCGCGAAAAGCTGGCGGCGGAGCTGCTGCCGGACCTGATGAACGTCGTCCGGCACATCTCGTGCGACGACGACACCACCCGCAAGACCCTGTGGAAGCTGCACGACGGCACGCTCGTCGAGTCCGTGCTGATGCGCTATCCGGACCGGGTCACGATGTGCATCTCCTCGCAGGCCGGCTGCGGTATGAACTGCCCGTTCTGCGCCACCGGCCAGGCGGGTCTGGACCGTAACCTCTCCACCGCCGAGATCGTCCACCAGATCGTCGACGGGATGCGCGCTCTGCGCGACGGCGAGGTGCCCGGCGGCCCGGCGCGGCTGTCCAACATCGTCTTCATGGGCATGGGCGAGCCGCTGGCCAACTACAAGCGGGTGGTCGGCGCCATCAGGCGGCTGACCGACCCGGAGCCCGACGGCCTCGGGCTCTCCCAGCGCGGCATCACCGTCTCCACGGTCGGTCTCGTTCCCGCGATGCTGCGGTTCGCGGACGAGGGCTTCAAATGCCGGCTCGCGGTGTCGCTGCATGCGCCGGACGACGAGCTGCGTGACACCCTCGTGCCCGTCAACACCCGCTGGAAGGTCCGCGAGGTCCTGGACGCGGCATGGGAGTACGCCGAGAAGTCCGGCCGCCGGATCTCCATCGAGTACGCCCTGATCCGCGACATCAACGACCAGGCATGGCGCGGTGACCTGTTGGGACGGCTGCTGAAGGGCAAGCGCGTCCATGTGAACCTCATTCCGCTGAATCCGACGCCCGGGTCGAAGTGGACCGCTTCCCGGCCCGAGGACGAGCTGGCGTTCGTACGGGCCATCGAGGCGCACGGCGTCCCGGTGACCGTCCGGGACACCCGCGGCCAGGAGATCGACGGTGCCTGCGGACAGCTCGCGGCCTCGGAACGCTGA
- the frr gene encoding ribosome recycling factor, with translation MIEEILLEAEEKMEKAVVVAKEDFAAIRTGRAHPAMFNKIVADYYGAMTPINQLASFSVPEPRMAVVTPFDKSALRNIEQAIRDSDLGVNPSNDGSIIRVNFPELTEERRKEYIKVAKNKAEDSKISIRSVRRKAKEALDKLVKDKESGEDEVRRAEKELDDTTAKYVAQVDELLKHKESELLEV, from the coding sequence GTGATCGAAGAGATCCTCCTCGAGGCCGAGGAGAAGATGGAGAAGGCCGTTGTGGTCGCCAAGGAGGACTTCGCCGCGATCCGCACCGGGCGTGCGCACCCGGCGATGTTCAACAAGATCGTGGCGGACTACTACGGCGCCATGACGCCGATCAACCAGCTGGCGTCGTTCTCGGTGCCCGAGCCGCGGATGGCCGTGGTGACCCCGTTCGACAAGAGTGCACTGCGCAACATCGAGCAGGCGATCCGCGACTCCGACCTCGGCGTCAACCCGAGCAACGACGGCAGCATCATCCGCGTGAACTTCCCGGAGCTCACCGAGGAGCGCCGCAAGGAGTACATCAAGGTCGCCAAGAACAAGGCCGAGGACTCGAAGATCTCGATCCGCAGCGTGCGGCGCAAGGCCAAGGAAGCACTGGACAAGCTCGTCAAGGACAAGGAGTCCGGCGAGGACGAGGTGCGCCGCGCCGAGAAGGAGCTCGACGACACCACCGCGAAGTACGTCGCGCAGGTGGACGAGCTGCTCAAGCACAAGGAATCCGAGCTCCTCGAGGTCTGA
- the whiG gene encoding RNA polymerase sigma factor WhiG, whose protein sequence is MPQHTSGSDRAAVPPAARASVRPAAPTSLDELWRSYKASGDGRLREQLILHYSPLVKYVAGRVSVGLPPNVEQADFVSSGVFGLIDAIEKFEPERSIKFETYAITRIRGAMIDELRALDWIPRSVRQKARAVERAYATLEAQLRRTPSEAEVADEMGIALEELHGVFSQLSLANVVALEELLHVGGEGGERLSLMDTLEDTAAENPVEIAEDRELRRLLARAINTLPEREKTVVTLYYYEGLTLAEIGNVLGVTESRVSQIHTKSVLQLRAKLADVGR, encoded by the coding sequence ATGCCCCAGCACACCTCCGGGTCTGACCGCGCAGCTGTACCACCCGCTGCGCGCGCCAGCGTGCGCCCCGCCGCGCCCACTTCGCTCGACGAGCTGTGGCGCTCGTACAAGGCGTCGGGCGACGGGCGGTTGCGGGAGCAGCTGATCCTGCACTATTCGCCGTTGGTCAAGTACGTCGCCGGCCGTGTCAGCGTCGGCCTGCCCCCCAACGTCGAACAGGCCGATTTCGTCTCCTCCGGAGTCTTCGGCCTGATCGACGCGATCGAGAAGTTCGAACCGGAACGCTCCATCAAGTTCGAGACCTACGCCATCACCCGCATCCGCGGCGCCATGATCGACGAGTTGCGCGCGCTGGACTGGATCCCCCGGTCCGTACGGCAAAAGGCCCGCGCCGTGGAACGGGCGTACGCCACCCTCGAAGCCCAGCTGCGCCGCACCCCGTCCGAGGCGGAGGTCGCCGACGAGATGGGCATCGCGCTGGAGGAACTCCACGGGGTGTTCAGCCAGCTGTCCCTGGCCAATGTGGTGGCACTGGAGGAACTGCTGCATGTCGGGGGCGAGGGCGGCGAACGGCTCAGCCTCATGGACACCTTGGAGGACACGGCCGCCGAGAACCCCGTCGAAATCGCGGAGGACCGCGAGCTGCGGCGGCTGCTCGCACGCGCCATCAACACCCTTCCCGAGCGGGAGAAAACCGTGGTCACCCTCTACTACTACGAGGGCCTCACGCTCGCCGAGATCGGCAATGTCCTCGGCGTCACCGAAAGCCGGGTGAGCCAGATCCACACCAAGTCCGTACTGCAACTGCGCGCGAAGCTGGCCGACGTCGGCCGCTGA
- a CDS encoding phosphatidate cytidylyltransferase, giving the protein MNESSWGTPSGAAHWGPPDQGTVPALRGGAPPASAGPVHDGGDAAQTRPMPIVPEPGGHQDDHRDLRDDRGAARLSGPLFRDEEPQEPMPTAFPGAPEPDAPRGPEKPKKKSAGRNLRAAIGVGVGLGAVILASLFVYKPVFVGVIAIAVVVGLWELTSRLAERKDIRVPLVPLAVGGTAMVVAGYVRGAEGAWVAMALTALAVLVWRMTDAPENYLRDVTAGVFAAFYVPFLATFVALMLAAEDDGPQRVLTFLLLTVVSDTGAYAVGWRFGTHKLAPRISPGKTREGLVGALLFAMVAGALCMQFLIKDGLWWQGLLLGLAVAASATLGDLGESMIKRDLGIKDMGTLLPGHGGIMDRLDSLLPTAPVVWLLFVIFVGAG; this is encoded by the coding sequence ATGAACGAGTCATCCTGGGGGACCCCGTCCGGCGCCGCACACTGGGGGCCACCCGACCAGGGAACGGTCCCCGCGCTGCGCGGGGGCGCTCCCCCCGCCTCGGCGGGTCCCGTGCACGACGGGGGCGATGCGGCGCAGACTCGGCCCATGCCCATCGTGCCGGAGCCAGGCGGACACCAGGACGACCACCGGGATCTCCGGGACGACCGGGGGGCTGCTCGACTGAGCGGCCCCCTGTTCCGCGACGAAGAGCCGCAGGAGCCCATGCCCACTGCTTTCCCCGGTGCCCCCGAGCCGGACGCTCCGCGGGGCCCCGAGAAGCCCAAGAAGAAGAGCGCGGGGCGCAATCTGCGTGCCGCGATAGGGGTCGGTGTCGGCCTCGGCGCGGTCATCCTCGCGTCGCTCTTCGTCTACAAGCCCGTTTTCGTCGGCGTCATCGCGATCGCCGTCGTCGTGGGCCTGTGGGAGCTGACGTCGCGGCTCGCGGAGCGCAAGGACATCAGGGTGCCGCTGGTGCCCCTCGCGGTCGGCGGCACCGCCATGGTCGTCGCCGGGTACGTACGGGGAGCCGAAGGCGCATGGGTGGCGATGGCGCTCACCGCGCTGGCCGTCCTGGTCTGGCGGATGACCGACGCCCCGGAGAACTATCTGCGGGATGTCACCGCCGGGGTCTTCGCGGCGTTCTACGTGCCGTTCCTGGCGACCTTCGTGGCCCTGATGCTCGCGGCCGAGGACGACGGGCCGCAGCGGGTGCTGACGTTCCTGCTGCTGACGGTCGTCAGCGACACCGGGGCGTACGCGGTCGGCTGGCGCTTCGGCACGCACAAGCTGGCACCGCGCATCAGCCCCGGAAAGACCCGCGAGGGACTTGTGGGCGCGCTGCTCTTCGCGATGGTCGCCGGCGCCCTGTGCATGCAGTTCCTGATCAAGGACGGCCTCTGGTGGCAGGGTCTGCTGCTCGGTCTTGCGGTCGCGGCCAGCGCCACCCTCGGTGACCTGGGCGAGTCCATGATCAAGCGCGATCTCGGGATCAAGGACATGGGGACGTTGCTGCCCGGCCACGGCGGGATCATGGACCGTCTCGACTCCCTGCTGCCGACCGCGCCGGTCGTCTGGCTGCTGTTTGTGATCTTCGTGGGAGCGGGCTGA
- the tsf gene encoding translation elongation factor Ts translates to MANYTAADVKKLRELTGAGMMDCKKALDEAEGNVDKAVEALRIKGQKGVAKREGRSAENGAVVSLIADDNTSGVIVELKCETDFVAKGEKFQAVANEIAAHVAKTSPADVEALLASEIEPGKTVQAFVDEANANLGEKIVLDRFAQFSGGFVTAYMHRTMPDLPPQIGVLVELDKENGEVAKGVAQHIAAFAPKYLAREDVPAEVVEAERRVAEETTRQEGKPEAALPKIVEGRLNGFFKDATLLGQPYALDNKKSVEKVLQEAGVTLKRFSRIKVGI, encoded by the coding sequence ATGGCGAACTACACCGCCGCTGACGTCAAGAAGCTCCGCGAGCTCACCGGCGCCGGCATGATGGACTGCAAGAAGGCCCTGGACGAGGCCGAGGGCAACGTCGACAAGGCCGTCGAGGCGCTGCGTATCAAGGGCCAGAAGGGCGTCGCCAAGCGCGAGGGCCGCTCCGCCGAGAACGGCGCCGTGGTCTCCCTGATCGCCGACGACAACACCTCCGGTGTCATCGTCGAGCTGAAGTGCGAGACGGACTTCGTCGCCAAGGGCGAGAAGTTCCAGGCCGTCGCCAACGAGATCGCCGCGCACGTCGCGAAGACCTCCCCGGCCGACGTCGAGGCCCTGCTCGCCTCCGAGATCGAGCCCGGCAAGACCGTCCAGGCGTTCGTCGACGAGGCCAACGCCAACCTGGGCGAGAAGATCGTCCTGGACCGCTTCGCGCAGTTCTCCGGCGGCTTCGTGACGGCGTACATGCACCGCACCATGCCCGACCTGCCGCCGCAGATCGGTGTCCTCGTCGAGCTCGACAAGGAGAACGGCGAGGTCGCCAAGGGCGTCGCCCAGCACATCGCCGCCTTCGCGCCGAAGTACCTCGCCCGCGAGGACGTCCCGGCCGAGGTCGTCGAGGCCGAGCGCCGCGTCGCCGAGGAGACCACCCGCCAGGAGGGCAAGCCCGAGGCCGCCCTGCCGAAGATCGTCGAGGGTCGCCTCAACGGCTTCTTCAAGGACGCGACGCTGCTCGGTCAGCCGTACGCGCTCGACAACAAGAAGTCCGTCGAGAAGGTCCTCCAGGAGGCCGGTGTCACCCTGAAGCGCTTCTCGCGCATCAAGGTCGGCATCTGA
- the rpsB gene encoding 30S ribosomal protein S2: MAVVTMRELLESGVHFGHQTRRWNPKMKRFIFTERNGIYIIDLLQSLSYIDRAYEFVKETVAHGGSVMFVGTKKQAQEAIAEQATRVGMPYVNQRWLGGMLTNFSTVYKRLQRLKELEQIDFEDVAASGLTKKELLVLSREKAKLEKTLGGIREMQKVPSAVWIVDTKKEHIAVGEARKLNIPVVAILDTNCDPDEVDYKIPGNDDAIRSVTLLTRVIADAVAEGLIARSGAATGDQKPGEKAAEPLAEWERDLLEGEKKSDEAEKPADAPAAEAPAAEAPAAEAEKPAADAEQA; encoded by the coding sequence ATGGCCGTCGTCACGATGCGGGAGCTGCTGGAAAGCGGCGTCCACTTCGGCCACCAGACCCGGCGCTGGAACCCGAAGATGAAGCGTTTCATCTTCACCGAGCGCAACGGCATCTACATCATCGACCTGCTCCAGTCGCTGTCGTACATCGACCGCGCCTACGAGTTCGTCAAGGAGACCGTCGCCCACGGCGGCTCGGTGATGTTCGTCGGCACCAAGAAGCAGGCCCAGGAGGCCATCGCCGAGCAGGCCACCCGCGTGGGCATGCCCTACGTGAACCAGCGCTGGCTCGGCGGCATGCTGACCAACTTCTCGACCGTCTACAAGCGCCTGCAGCGCCTGAAGGAGCTCGAGCAGATCGACTTCGAGGATGTGGCCGCCTCCGGCCTCACCAAGAAGGAGCTCCTCGTCCTCTCCCGCGAGAAGGCCAAGCTGGAGAAGACCCTCGGCGGTATCCGCGAGATGCAGAAGGTGCCCAGCGCCGTCTGGATCGTGGACACCAAGAAGGAGCACATCGCCGTCGGTGAGGCGCGCAAGCTCAACATCCCGGTCGTCGCGATCCTCGACACCAACTGCGACCCCGACGAGGTCGACTACAAGATCCCGGGTAACGACGACGCCATCCGCTCCGTCACCCTGCTCACCCGCGTGATCGCCGACGCCGTCGCCGAGGGCCTCATCGCCCGCTCCGGTGCCGCCACCGGCGACCAGAAGCCGGGCGAGAAGGCCGCCGAGCCGCTCGCCGAGTGGGAGCGCGACCTGCTCGAGGGCGAGAAGAAGTCCGACGAGGCCGAGAAGCCCGCCGACGCCCCGGCCGCCGAGGCCCCGGCCGCCGAGGCCCCGGCTGCCGAGGCCGAGAAGCCGGCCGCGGACGCCGAGCAGGCCTGA
- a CDS encoding TetR/AcrR family transcriptional regulator has product MQRGALLDAARTLLSEGGTEALTFPALAERTGLARSSVYEYFRSRAAVVEELCAVDFPVWASEVEAAMERAGTPEEKIEAYVRRQLALVDDQRHRAVVAISAGELDAGAREKIRAAHGGLIAMIVEALAALGHEQPRLAAMLLQGVVDAAVRRIELGAAENPEEITEAAVGMVLRGVRG; this is encoded by the coding sequence ATGCAGCGTGGCGCCCTCCTGGACGCCGCCCGCACCCTGCTGTCCGAAGGCGGGACGGAAGCGCTGACCTTCCCCGCCCTCGCCGAGCGCACGGGACTCGCGCGCTCCTCCGTGTACGAGTACTTCCGTTCCCGCGCGGCCGTCGTCGAGGAGCTGTGCGCCGTCGACTTCCCGGTATGGGCGTCGGAGGTCGAGGCGGCGATGGAGCGCGCCGGTACGCCGGAGGAGAAGATCGAGGCGTATGTGCGCCGGCAGCTGGCCCTGGTGGACGACCAGCGACACCGTGCTGTGGTCGCCATTTCCGCCGGCGAACTGGATGCGGGGGCGCGCGAGAAGATCCGCGCGGCGCACGGCGGACTCATTGCGATGATTGTCGAGGCACTCGCGGCGCTCGGCCATGAGCAGCCCCGTCTGGCCGCCATGCTCCTCCAGGGCGTCGTCGACGCCGCGGTCCGCCGAATCGAGCTCGGCGCCGCCGAGAACCCGGAGGAGATCACGGAGGCGGCGGTGGGCATGGTCCTCCGCGGCGTACGCGGCTGA
- the dprA gene encoding DNA-processing protein DprA, giving the protein MNTTDAWGFATHEPADTARNGAADRPPAHDRPYEPQRTARAALTRILEPGDETAGRWLRDMGPQALWRALSGDADPPPGARPDKIAGLRLRATRVDPAADLAAVAALGGRFLIPGDAEWPSQLDDLGDARPIGLWVRGTANLRYWALRSVAVVGARACTEYGAHLATTLAAGLAERGWTVASGAAYGVDGAAHRGALAADGATFAVLASGVDYAYPRGHTELLGRIAQQGLLVAELPPGDHPTRSRFIQRNRVLAALTRGTVVVEAELRSGSLVTARRALALGRFTMGMPGPVTSGLSAGVHQLLRGEAALVTDADEVVELVGSIGDLGPQHNGPTLARDLLDPVASRVLEALPARGGADTGHLARESGTPRDLAQNKLVELQSLGFVQKCGTRWELARRAEPTGGSRRGGT; this is encoded by the coding sequence ATGAACACCACGGACGCCTGGGGCTTCGCCACGCACGAGCCCGCCGACACCGCACGGAACGGCGCCGCCGACCGGCCTCCCGCCCACGACCGGCCGTACGAGCCGCAGCGCACGGCCCGCGCGGCGCTCACCCGCATCCTGGAGCCGGGCGACGAAACCGCCGGCCGCTGGCTGCGCGACATGGGCCCCCAGGCCCTGTGGCGCGCCCTGTCCGGCGACGCCGACCCGCCCCCGGGCGCGAGGCCGGACAAGATCGCGGGCCTGCGGCTGCGCGCCACCCGCGTCGATCCCGCCGCGGACCTGGCGGCCGTCGCCGCCCTCGGCGGCCGCTTCCTCATCCCCGGGGACGCGGAATGGCCGAGCCAACTCGACGACCTCGGCGACGCCCGCCCCATCGGCCTGTGGGTGCGCGGCACAGCCAACCTCCGGTACTGGGCGCTGCGCTCGGTCGCCGTCGTCGGCGCGCGGGCCTGCACCGAATACGGCGCCCACCTGGCCACCACCCTCGCCGCCGGCCTGGCCGAACGCGGCTGGACCGTGGCCTCCGGAGCCGCCTACGGAGTCGACGGCGCGGCCCACCGTGGCGCACTGGCCGCCGACGGCGCGACCTTCGCCGTACTCGCCTCCGGCGTCGACTACGCCTACCCCCGCGGACACACCGAACTGCTCGGCCGCATCGCCCAACAGGGCCTGCTGGTAGCCGAGTTACCGCCCGGCGACCACCCCACCCGCAGCCGCTTCATCCAGCGCAACCGCGTCCTCGCCGCTCTCACCAGGGGTACCGTAGTCGTCGAAGCCGAACTCCGCAGCGGTTCCCTGGTCACCGCCCGCCGGGCACTTGCGCTCGGCCGCTTCACGATGGGCATGCCCGGCCCCGTGACCAGCGGTCTGTCCGCGGGCGTCCATCAACTCCTGCGCGGCGAGGCGGCGCTGGTCACCGACGCCGACGAGGTCGTCGAACTCGTCGGCAGCATCGGCGACCTCGGCCCCCAGCACAACGGCCCGACCCTCGCCCGCGACCTCCTCGACCCCGTCGCCTCCCGCGTACTGGAGGCCCTGCCCGCCCGCGGAGGTGCGGACACCGGCCACCTCGCCAGGGAGTCGGGCACGCCCCGCGACCTCGCGCAGAACAAGCTCGTGGAGCTCCAGTCCCTCGGATTCGTGCAGAAGTGCGGCACCCGATGGGAGCTGGCGCGACGCGCCGAGCCCACCGGAGGTTCCCGGCGAGGCGGTACTTGA